One Prunus dulcis chromosome 8, ALMONDv2, whole genome shotgun sequence DNA window includes the following coding sequences:
- the LOC117612225 gene encoding uncharacterized protein LOC117612225 — protein MAPPPGPYSGTSTLALVARASAFSFGLVYGSIKLKYLKAKAKSAAKAHH, from the exons ATGGCGCCACCTCCAGGACCCTATTCTGGAACCAGCACCCTCGCCTTG GTTGCTCGTGCTTCCGCATTCTCCTTTGGACTCGTATACGGAAGCATTAAGCTCAAGTATCTCAAG GCAAAGGCTAAATCTGCAGCAAAGGCTCATCACTGA
- the LOC117637927 gene encoding auxin-responsive protein SAUR71-like, translating into MSPAISKCNKIRRIVRIRQMLQSWHKKARLAAARAPSDVPAGHVAVCVGSSCRRFIVRATYLNHPIFQKLLVQAEEEYGFANQGPLTIPCDESFFEEVLRVVARSESSNSGRFLSIDDLQRRCHVDVLSQLEYLGESRPLLHGLADKSVC; encoded by the coding sequence ATGTCACCAGCAATCAGCAAATGCAACAAAATCCGACGCATTGTGAGAATCCGTCAAATGCTACAAAGCTGGCACAAGAAGGCCCGCCTCGCGGCAGCACGTGCACCGTCCGACGTCCCCGCAGGACACGTGGCGGTCTGCGTGGGGAGCAGCTGCAGGCGGTTTATCGTGCGCGCGACGTATCTGAACCACCCCATCTTCCAGAAGCTTCTAGTACAAGCCGAGGAGGAGTACGGCTTCGCCAACCAAGGGCCCTTGACTATCCCGTGCGACGAGTCGTTTTTCGAGGAGGTTCTCCGGGTCGTGGCCCGGTCCGAGTCCAGTAACTCCGGGCGGTTCTTAAGCATCGATGATCTCCAGAGACGCTGCCACGTGGATGTTTTGAGTCAGCTTGAATATTTGGGTGAATCTCGGCCGTTGCTTCACGGGCTTGCTGATAAATCAGTATGTTAG
- the LOC117637433 gene encoding probable ribosome-binding factor A, chloroplastic yields MPQVVLHHPLLTPCLSHLPSSSSTSSFPIRTQKSTAWIPQRNHAGLLRWHPTTTIRCMANPGRVAMVAKQIRRELSDMLLTDNVLQYAILPEVALGADRYLSSLTTISDVEVSTDLQVVKVYVSVFGDERGKEVALAGLKSKAKYVRGELGKRMKLRLTPEIRFIEDESLERGSRVIAILDKIKNEKKDPDIQDEEQLESSEAPQDDTDWEGDDPDEDIIYIN; encoded by the exons ATGCCACAAGTGGTCCTCCATCACCCACTCCTCACGCCCTGCCTTTCTCACCttccatcatcatcatcaacatcaaGCTTTCCAATTCGAACCCAGAAATCAACGGCCTGGATTCCCCAAAGAAATCATGCGGGTCTGCTCCGCTGGCAtcccaccaccaccataaGGTGCATGGCTAACCCAGGCAGAGTTGCAATGGTGGCTAAGCAGATAAGGAGGGAGCTTTCTGATATGCTCTTAACTGATAATGTCTTGCAGTACGCTATTCTTCCTGAGGTCGCTTTGGGTGCTGACCGTTATCTCTCTTCTTTGACCACCATTAGTGATGTTGAAGTTTCTACTGACTTGCAG GTGGTTAAAGTATATGTTTCTGTTTTCGGCGATGAAAGAGGAAAGGAGGTTGCCCTTGCGGGGCTAAAGTCAAAAGCCAAATATGTCCGTGGTGAATTGGGAAAGCGTATGAAGCTGCGGTTGACTCCTGAGATACGCTTCATAGAAGACGAGTCTTTAGAGAGAGGAAGCAGG GTTATTGCAATATTAGATAAGataaagaatgaaaagaaagatCCCGACATTCAAGATGAGGAGCAATTGGAATCATCCGAGGCACCTCAGGATGACACAGATTGGGAGGGTGATGACCCTGATGAAGACATTATATACATAAACTAG